The genome window TTCTCCTCGCATCGCGTCACATTAACCTTTCCGACTATTTGACACTGTGGAGTGTTGTTTATGGATTTACTGACAACTAATGCAAACCGATCTTCGTTGGTCAATCCTCGATCGAACAAAGGAGCGAAAATTATGCACAATTTAGTTCAAGAATTTATGCAGGCAACCTCAGCTTCTGGATACATCAGCATCAGCAGCAGAGCAGCTACTGTTGTGTAGTGAGTGTAACGAATTGGATTCTGTTCCGGGTCTCATGAGAAGAAGCTGGAGAAGTCCGCCTCGAAGTCCAGCTCTTGGAGCATGAAATCCATGTCCACCGCAGGGGGATTGGCGGCAGAAGTAGCTCCTGATACCATCTCTGTCACGTCGGATTCCGGGCTCCAGAGCTTGATTCCGTCTTCGAATACGCATCGAGACAGCGACAAGAAGGTCGAGTCGGACGCCGCCGGCGACTGAAAGGTGGGAGAGGTCGAGCTACTGAAACAGTTCTCGATTGTTGCGGGTGAGGCAAACATGTTCTCCCTCGCTGCCGCAGCTTCCAGTCCCGATTCGAAGGAGAAGGAAAGGGAGGAGGCCTCAACTCTGAGCCCTGTCTGATGCTCGTCTTCCTTTGGTCGCCGCTGCTTTTGCCCCTGCTTCCGAAGGCATGTGTGCATCCCATGGTAGGTCACATGGAAGAGCAGCGGGTCCTCGTCCGATCGCTGCACCTGCTTCATTGCCGGACAACCCTGAGCGACGCGGTGCGTGCATCTGTAATAGCCTCTGCGACAGGTTACAGAGCATGAGATCGCTGACACGAAAGAAAGGTGAGGCATTGAGCTCACCTTGGATGTTTGGCTCCGAGGATGTCCTTTTGGCCATACTTCCTCCAGCTGTAGCCATCATCGACAGGCCCTTCGAAGACTCCTCGGGCGGCTGAGCTCACTCTCACCTCGCTAGTCCACTTGGGCAATGTCTTCCTGCAAGGAAACACGAGTGATTTAGGAAGCCATGCCAACCGGTTTCACCGGCAAACAAAGCGATCGCTCTTCTCCATCTACCTCTTCTTCGGCGTGTGATCCTTGAAGCCTGGTTTGGACGGATCTCTCTGCGAGCTCTCGCCTGAGGAGGGGCGGGAAGAGTCTGGTCTGCTTGTCTTAGCCATGCAAATGGACTTCTCAATCGAGGCGAACAATTCCCGGAGCAGTGCCTTGCAGGACTCGTTTGCAGAATGTCGATGGAGTTCAGCTTCCATCTGTCCCACCAGCTTCCGAGCTCGAGCTAGCTCGGCCAGCAGAAGGCATTGGTCCTTCTCCATGTCGGG of Musa acuminata AAA Group cultivar baxijiao chromosome BXJ2-3, Cavendish_Baxijiao_AAA, whole genome shotgun sequence contains these proteins:
- the LOC103978408 gene encoding transcription factor WRKY19, which codes for MEKDQCLLLAELARARKLVGQMEAELHRHSANESCKALLRELFASIEKSICMAKTSRPDSSRPSSGESSQRDPSKPGFKDHTPKKRKTLPKWTSEVRVSSAARGVFEGPVDDGYSWRKYGQKDILGAKHPRGYYRCTHRVAQGCPAMKQVQRSDEDPLLFHVTYHGMHTCLRKQGQKQRRPKEDEHQTGLRVEASSLSFSFESGLEAAAARENMFASPATIENCFSSSTSPTFQSPAASDSTFLSLSRCVFEDGIKLWSPESDVTEMVSGATSAANPPAVDMDFMLQELDFEADFSSFFS